In Streptomyces canus, one DNA window encodes the following:
- a CDS encoding cytochrome P450 family protein, which produces MTDLSQDPRFLQDPYPTYAAMRSSCPVQPLPTGSGSHPSYVVTGYAEARDALGDARLSKDTAAFFAGKEPRRRLHPAVAHTMLATDPPQHTRLRKLVTKAFTNGAVAQLRPFIARVTDELLDQWPVGERFDFVAGLAVPLPVIVICELLGVPAGDRPDVRRWSGELFAAGNPDSIDAASHSLADYMTTLIAAKRLNPGNSLLDGLISARDGGDHLSEEELVSLAVLLLVAGHETTTNFLGNATLALLQRSAELDRLRKNPDDVPAVLDELLRWDSPVSTATFRFTTKPVTLGGTDIPAGAPVLIALGAANRDPARFPSPDLLDLDRDATAHLSFGHGIHRCVGAPLAKAEAEIALRAVLSRFPGIRLAGPADRLEWRHTRLVRGLVSLPVLV; this is translated from the coding sequence ATGACCGACCTGAGCCAAGACCCCCGCTTCCTCCAGGACCCCTACCCCACCTACGCGGCCATGCGGTCCAGTTGCCCCGTGCAGCCCCTGCCCACCGGGTCCGGTAGTCACCCCAGCTACGTGGTCACCGGCTACGCGGAAGCCCGGGATGCCCTCGGCGACGCTCGGCTCTCGAAGGACACGGCCGCGTTCTTCGCGGGCAAGGAGCCACGGCGTCGGCTGCACCCGGCGGTGGCACACACCATGCTGGCCACCGATCCACCCCAGCACACCCGGCTGCGCAAGCTGGTGACCAAGGCATTCACGAACGGAGCCGTCGCGCAGCTGCGCCCGTTCATCGCCCGCGTCACCGACGAGTTGCTGGATCAGTGGCCCGTCGGCGAACGGTTCGACTTCGTGGCCGGCCTGGCGGTGCCGCTGCCGGTCATCGTGATCTGCGAACTGCTCGGAGTGCCTGCGGGAGACCGACCCGACGTCCGGCGCTGGTCCGGAGAGCTGTTCGCGGCAGGCAACCCCGACTCCATCGACGCGGCCTCGCATTCCCTGGCCGACTACATGACGACCCTCATCGCCGCCAAGCGCCTGAACCCCGGCAACTCCCTCCTCGACGGACTCATCTCGGCTCGCGACGGAGGCGACCATCTCAGCGAAGAGGAACTGGTCTCCCTGGCGGTACTGCTGCTCGTGGCCGGGCACGAGACCACCACCAACTTCCTCGGCAACGCCACCCTCGCATTGCTCCAGCGCTCCGCCGAGCTGGATCGCCTCCGGAAGAATCCGGACGATGTCCCGGCCGTACTCGACGAGTTGCTTCGATGGGACTCCCCCGTCAGTACCGCCACCTTCCGGTTCACCACAAAACCCGTCACGCTCGGCGGTACCGACATCCCGGCCGGCGCCCCGGTACTGATCGCCCTCGGAGCCGCCAACCGCGACCCGGCCCGCTTCCCGTCACCGGACCTGCTCGACCTGGACCGGGACGCCACCGCCCACCTCAGCTTCGGCCACGGCATCCACCGCTGCGTCGGCGCTCCCCTGGCCAAGGCCGAGGCGGAGATCGCCCTGCGGGCGGTACTGAGCCGGTTTCCCGGAATCCGTCTCGCGGGACCAGCCGACCGGTTGGAGTGGCGCCACACGCGTCTCGTCCGCGGGCTCGTATCGCTGCCCGTCCTGGTGTAG
- a CDS encoding VOC family protein translates to MSVLTSPIPRFHLAVPVDDLDAARRFYGETLGLEQGRSADTWVDWNLHGHQFVTHLAPARTGQIHNPVDGHDVPVPHFGLILTIDAFHRLADRLRAADTEFVIEPYVRFAGETGEQWTMFLLDPAGNALEFKAFADDSQVFAA, encoded by the coding sequence ATGTCCGTTCTCACCTCCCCCATCCCCCGCTTCCACCTCGCTGTCCCGGTCGACGACCTGGACGCCGCCCGCCGCTTCTACGGCGAGACGCTCGGCCTGGAGCAGGGCCGTAGCGCCGACACCTGGGTGGACTGGAATCTGCACGGCCACCAGTTCGTCACCCACCTCGCCCCTGCCCGTACCGGACAGATACACAACCCGGTCGACGGCCACGACGTCCCCGTACCGCACTTCGGGCTGATCCTGACCATCGACGCCTTCCACCGGCTCGCCGACCGGCTGCGCGCCGCGGACACCGAATTCGTCATCGAGCCCTACGTGCGCTTCGCAGGCGAAACCGGCGAGCAATGGACGATGTTCCTGCTCGACCCGGCCGGCAACGCCCTGGAATTCAAGGCGTTCGCCGACGACTCCCAAGTGTTCGCCGCCTGA
- a CDS encoding SDR family oxidoreductase has protein sequence MNHLQDKVVVITGASSGIGAVSAKALSARGAKIVAAARGQETLDQLVADINMTGGTAVARLADVADAADVVDMQALADFAVERFGRIDVLVNNAGLMLFSFWKDGAMDDWNRMIDVNIRGYLNGVHAVLPVMLRQKAGHILNMDSVAGHQVGDGAGVYSSTKFFVRAMTESMRRELGVREGIKASTISPGVIDTGWADKVTDPAGRTAAQELNAIAISPQSVANAVVYALAQPADVTVNDLIISPTRQSW, from the coding sequence ATGAACCACCTGCAGGACAAGGTCGTCGTCATCACCGGCGCCTCCTCCGGCATCGGCGCCGTCAGCGCCAAGGCCCTCTCAGCCCGCGGCGCCAAGATCGTCGCCGCCGCCCGCGGCCAGGAAACCCTCGACCAACTGGTCGCCGACATCAACATGACCGGCGGCACCGCCGTCGCCAGGCTCGCCGACGTCGCCGACGCCGCCGACGTCGTGGACATGCAGGCACTGGCCGACTTCGCTGTCGAACGGTTCGGCCGGATCGACGTCCTGGTCAACAACGCCGGCCTGATGCTGTTCTCCTTCTGGAAGGACGGCGCGATGGACGACTGGAACCGGATGATCGACGTGAACATCCGCGGCTACCTCAACGGCGTCCACGCCGTCCTTCCGGTCATGCTTCGCCAGAAGGCCGGCCACATCCTCAACATGGACTCGGTCGCCGGCCACCAGGTCGGAGACGGCGCCGGTGTCTACAGCTCCACCAAGTTCTTCGTCCGGGCCATGACCGAGTCCATGCGCAGGGAACTCGGCGTCCGCGAAGGCATCAAGGCCTCCACGATCAGCCCCGGCGTCATCGACACCGGCTGGGCCGACAAGGTCACCGACCCCGCCGGACGAACGGCGGCCCAGGAACTGAACGCCATCGCCATCAGCCCGCAAAGCGTCGCCAACGCCGTCGTCTACGCCCTCGCCCAGCCCGCCGACGTCACTGTCAACGACCTGATCATTTCCCCCACCCGCCAGAGCTGGTAA
- a CDS encoding NADH:flavin oxidoreductase/NADH oxidase produces the protein MSSLFTPFTLRSLRIPNRVWMSPMCMYSAAAQGPDTGVPTDFHLTHLASRAAGGAGLVMAEATGVRPDGRISPWDLGLWNDRQQEAFTRIAEAVKAHGAVPAIQLAHAGRKTSMDKPWLSDRYVPEAEGGWQPVAPSAIAFGGLAVPHELTVEEIQQLVRDFADSARRALAAGFQVVEVHGAHGFLINSFLSPASNHRTDAYGGSFENRLRFALEVVDAVRAVWPEDLPVFFRTSATDWLTENPEDEREGWTGDDTVRLAKELQAHGVDLLDVSTGGMVPDAKIVAGPNYQVPFATQARQATGIPTGAVGIITEPQQAEDILTSGQADAVLLGRELLRNPYWPQHAALTLDAEPTWPDQYAYVVERRKR, from the coding sequence ATGAGTAGCCTGTTCACCCCCTTCACCCTGCGTTCGCTTCGGATACCCAACCGGGTGTGGATGTCCCCGATGTGCATGTACTCCGCCGCCGCCCAAGGCCCGGACACCGGTGTGCCGACCGACTTCCACCTCACCCACCTGGCCTCCCGCGCCGCGGGCGGTGCGGGCCTGGTCATGGCCGAGGCCACCGGCGTGCGGCCCGACGGGCGCATCAGCCCCTGGGACCTGGGCCTGTGGAACGACCGCCAGCAGGAGGCGTTCACCCGCATCGCCGAGGCCGTCAAGGCGCACGGCGCCGTCCCGGCCATCCAGCTCGCGCACGCCGGCCGCAAGACGTCGATGGACAAGCCCTGGCTCTCCGACCGGTACGTGCCCGAGGCCGAGGGCGGCTGGCAGCCCGTCGCGCCCAGCGCCATCGCGTTCGGCGGACTGGCTGTTCCTCATGAACTGACCGTGGAGGAGATCCAGCAGCTTGTCCGGGACTTCGCGGACTCCGCGCGGCGCGCGTTGGCCGCCGGCTTCCAGGTGGTCGAGGTGCACGGCGCCCACGGCTTCCTGATCAACTCCTTCCTCTCCCCGGCGTCCAACCACCGCACCGACGCCTACGGCGGCAGCTTCGAGAACCGCCTCCGCTTCGCCCTGGAGGTCGTCGACGCCGTCCGCGCGGTGTGGCCCGAGGATCTGCCGGTCTTCTTCCGCACCTCGGCCACCGACTGGCTGACCGAGAATCCCGAGGACGAACGCGAGGGCTGGACCGGGGACGACACCGTCCGCCTCGCCAAGGAACTCCAAGCCCACGGCGTCGACCTGCTCGACGTGTCCACCGGCGGCATGGTCCCCGACGCCAAGATCGTCGCCGGGCCCAACTACCAGGTGCCCTTCGCCACCCAGGCCCGCCAGGCCACCGGTATCCCCACCGGCGCCGTCGGCATCATCACCGAGCCGCAGCAGGCCGAGGACATCCTCACCAGCGGGCAGGCCGACGCCGTCCTCCTCGGCCGTGAACTCCTGCGCAACCCCTACTGGCCACAGCACGCCGCGCTCACGCTCGACGCCGAGCCGACCTGGCCCGACCAGTACGCCTACGTCGTCGAGCGCCGCAAGCGCTGA
- a CDS encoding NAD(P)H-binding protein, which produces MKVFQIGAAGGVGSRLAALLSERGDEVTGMHRSPAQADTIRANGATPVTGDLIADSVEELAGKLAGHDAVVFSAGAHGTGMDKTTLIDGKGLEKAAAAAEAAGVPRFVLVSVFPDALRGAGASEGFEHYVRVKKSADVHLTRTGLDWLIVRPGTLLDGPGTGRVAAGPAVEYGDVHRDDVAAFIDAALHEPALSRVIVELTSGDTPVADAVTRLA; this is translated from the coding sequence ATGAAGGTGTTCCAGATAGGTGCCGCCGGAGGTGTCGGCAGCAGGCTCGCCGCCCTGCTGTCCGAGCGCGGCGACGAGGTGACCGGCATGCACCGCAGCCCGGCCCAGGCCGACACGATCCGCGCGAACGGCGCGACGCCGGTGACCGGCGACCTGATCGCCGACTCCGTGGAAGAGCTCGCAGGCAAGCTTGCCGGGCACGACGCAGTGGTGTTCTCGGCCGGCGCCCACGGAACCGGCATGGACAAGACCACGCTCATCGACGGCAAAGGCCTGGAGAAGGCAGCCGCTGCGGCCGAGGCCGCCGGAGTCCCGCGCTTCGTCCTCGTCTCCGTGTTCCCCGACGCCCTGCGCGGCGCTGGAGCGTCCGAAGGCTTCGAGCACTACGTCAGGGTCAAGAAGAGTGCCGACGTCCATCTCACCCGCACCGGTCTGGACTGGCTGATCGTCCGCCCCGGCACGCTGCTGGACGGACCGGGTACCGGGCGGGTCGCCGCCGGGCCCGCCGTCGAGTACGGCGACGTACACCGCGACGACGTCGCCGCGTTCATCGACGCCGCCCTGCACGAGCCCGCCCTCAGCCGCGTCATCGTCGAGCTGACCTCCGGCGACACCCCCGTCGCAGACGCGGTCACCCGCCTCGCCTGA
- a CDS encoding GntR family transcriptional regulator: protein MEKSQPTGDRVVAPARRRGLADEVADRIREAIFSGAYAPGAPLREVELSGALQVSRGPVREALRVLEREGLVHCAWHRGTVVTTLSAEDVAELDSLRGALEDLAVQQAIAYASEEDLAGIEKAADVMDRTTDPHAMVRLDIAFHDAVFAATGHQRLAAAWETIRCQVHLFLLTRIGLSTEGYLDCIPQEHHALAAALRTRDPQAALPLFAVHRRHAMDVVAGTSNPA from the coding sequence ATGGAGAAGAGTCAACCCACAGGAGATCGCGTGGTGGCCCCCGCCCGCCGCCGCGGACTGGCCGACGAGGTCGCCGACCGGATCCGGGAGGCGATCTTCAGCGGTGCATACGCCCCCGGAGCACCGCTGCGAGAGGTCGAACTCTCCGGCGCACTGCAGGTCAGCAGGGGACCGGTGCGTGAGGCTCTGCGCGTGCTGGAGCGCGAGGGGCTCGTGCACTGCGCCTGGCACCGCGGCACCGTGGTCACGACGCTGTCCGCCGAGGATGTCGCCGAGCTCGACAGCCTGCGCGGCGCGCTTGAGGACCTCGCCGTCCAGCAGGCCATCGCGTACGCCTCCGAGGAGGACCTCGCCGGCATCGAGAAGGCAGCCGACGTAATGGACCGCACGACGGACCCGCATGCCATGGTCCGTCTGGACATCGCCTTCCACGACGCCGTGTTCGCCGCCACCGGCCACCAGCGTCTCGCCGCGGCCTGGGAGACCATCCGCTGCCAGGTCCACCTGTTCCTGCTGACCCGCATCGGCCTCAGCACCGAGGGCTACCTCGACTGCATCCCCCAGGAACACCACGCACTGGCCGCCGCCCTGCGCACCCGCGACCCCCAGGCCGCACTCCCCCTCTTCGCCGTCCACCGCCGCCACGCCATGGACGTCGTGGCCGGCACGTCGAACCCCGCCTGA
- a CDS encoding PadR family transcriptional regulator, with protein MALRNAVMAALIEGEASGYDLAKGFDATVANFWMSTPQQLYRELERMEAEGLVTARLVEQERRPNKRLFSLTEAGREAVHAYTAEPLGKPAVIRDELMVKVQCLDAGDIHAVRKAITERMEWAADKLARYERLRQRLLDGRSEEAYFAEAERIGPYLTLLRGMSFERENLQWGAIAVRRLDQRATALQANGRPGDKRG; from the coding sequence ATGGCATTGCGGAACGCGGTGATGGCCGCGCTGATCGAGGGCGAGGCGTCCGGCTACGACCTTGCAAAGGGATTCGACGCGACGGTCGCCAACTTCTGGATGTCGACACCCCAGCAGCTCTACCGGGAGCTGGAACGCATGGAGGCCGAAGGGCTGGTCACGGCCCGCCTCGTCGAGCAGGAGCGCCGCCCCAACAAGCGACTGTTCTCCCTGACCGAGGCCGGGCGTGAAGCCGTACACGCCTACACGGCAGAGCCTTTGGGCAAGCCTGCGGTGATCCGGGACGAATTGATGGTCAAGGTGCAGTGCCTGGACGCGGGCGACATCCATGCGGTCCGCAAGGCCATCACCGAGCGTATGGAGTGGGCAGCCGACAAACTGGCCCGCTATGAGCGGCTCCGGCAGCGCCTGCTCGACGGGCGCTCCGAGGAGGCCTACTTCGCCGAGGCCGAGCGCATCGGCCCCTACCTCACCCTGCTGCGCGGGATGTCGTTCGAACGGGAGAACCTTCAGTGGGGGGCAATCGCGGTGCGCAGGCTCGACCAGCGTGCGACCGCTCTCCAGGCGAACGGCCGGCCCGGCGACAAACGCGGGTAA